The following proteins come from a genomic window of Paenibacillus sp. CAA11:
- a CDS encoding DEAD/DEAH box helicase, protein MELYSLWTVEALCGTESFKVGKEYFRQGRVMDLSMNMSNHYEAVVQGSRSYRVTVKLDQGGHPEAVCECPAYHAQFQYCEHIAAVLIAIHEKPEPSISGVRGTFSISESHSHYQGNPLSAREERTANELIRLFEGAKRSGGPPLRERVYVQTGQEKLQVEWICTVEEGLYSDANPKITVSVKVGLKRTYVVQDIRLFLEHAEKGRALPFSSRFQYDPALHTFGPEDRKVLEQLCRVLSSEQIYAADGNLRTGSRSSGLQKYLTIPPLAWGELLPALIAAGATIEQPGGFTASLALYEGTPPVSYELGRQDAYFYLQIQGLEETILMPKYGCAISRGTVFRMEQSQLELLSEIKDTIYRGGLDGRLSMAAQQLDEFIRQALPKLRALGQVRLDPEIQSRILSPKLAAKLFLDRLDEELILKLEFHYDGIIILPLEAQERQLENQDSSILIREMDREKYVLNVIEELKLPIRGTAWVTDQEEQIYNVLFHLLPQLEGKAEVFATTAVRDWVYPDSGGFETLADADASLNWLEITFSMDGIGEAEIRKILLSVLERRKYYRLKSGAFYSLEGKVFQTFAGMAEDLGVSKNDIGHGRITLPLVRSLLLTESGDGGPRLGRSLRRFLEQVRDPDMTEAEVPARLASVLRDYQKRGFRWLKTLARYRFGGILADDMGLGKTLQSIAYIVSEWEETEEISGDGRLPVLIVAPASLVYNWENEFKKFAPELQVRVAAGSKQERTHQAAAEADVIITSYPALRRDSDIYDNMKFSTMILDEAQAFKNHTTQTAMSVKRIQAGRRFALTGTPIENSLDELWSIFDVIFPGLFTGRQAFKDMPRDTLARLVRPFILRRLKSQVLRELPEKIETVCQSELTSEQKKLYAAYLSSFKKQTLKDLESEGFQKSRMKILAGITRLRQICCHPSLFEASYQGSSGKLEQLSEIVEECLASGKRLLIFSQFTGMLQMIRGELTQRNIPTFYLDGQTPSRERVELCSRFNDGENDIFLISLKAGGTGLNLTGADTVVLYDLWWNPAVEEQAAGRAHRLGQKRTVQIIRLIAQGTIEDKMLELQQRKRNLIHEVIDAEESELAVWSEQDIRDLLMISPEG, encoded by the coding sequence ATGGAATTATATTCATTATGGACGGTGGAGGCGCTTTGCGGTACGGAATCGTTCAAAGTTGGGAAGGAATACTTCAGACAAGGACGGGTCATGGATCTAAGCATGAACATGTCGAACCATTATGAGGCGGTTGTTCAGGGAAGCAGAAGCTACCGGGTCACAGTGAAGCTTGATCAGGGAGGACATCCGGAAGCTGTATGCGAATGTCCGGCTTACCATGCGCAGTTTCAGTATTGTGAGCATATCGCAGCAGTTTTAATCGCGATTCACGAGAAGCCGGAGCCTAGCATTTCAGGAGTCAGAGGCACCTTTTCCATTTCAGAAAGTCATTCCCACTATCAAGGGAACCCGCTTTCCGCTAGGGAGGAACGTACCGCGAACGAATTGATCCGGCTATTTGAAGGAGCGAAGCGTTCAGGAGGCCCGCCCTTAAGGGAGAGGGTATATGTGCAAACCGGGCAAGAAAAGTTGCAAGTGGAATGGATTTGTACGGTCGAGGAAGGGCTGTACTCCGATGCAAACCCTAAAATCACAGTATCCGTGAAGGTAGGACTCAAGCGGACTTATGTTGTTCAAGACATCCGTCTATTTCTTGAGCATGCTGAGAAGGGGAGAGCCCTGCCTTTCTCCTCCCGGTTTCAATATGACCCTGCTCTGCACACCTTTGGTCCTGAGGATAGGAAGGTTCTAGAGCAGTTATGCCGCGTGTTATCCAGTGAGCAGATTTATGCGGCTGACGGAAACTTAAGGACCGGTTCGCGTAGCTCGGGGCTGCAAAAATATCTGACGATTCCTCCGCTGGCATGGGGCGAGCTGCTTCCTGCTTTAATTGCAGCTGGAGCAACCATTGAACAGCCGGGCGGTTTTACGGCAAGCCTTGCCTTATACGAGGGAACGCCGCCTGTTTCTTATGAATTAGGGCGGCAGGATGCATATTTTTACCTGCAGATTCAAGGACTGGAAGAGACGATTCTGATGCCCAAGTATGGTTGTGCTATATCCAGGGGAACCGTCTTCAGGATGGAGCAGAGCCAATTAGAGCTGCTGTCGGAAATAAAGGATACGATCTACCGCGGGGGCTTAGACGGCAGGCTCAGTATGGCCGCACAACAGCTGGATGAATTCATTAGGCAAGCGCTGCCCAAGCTTAGAGCTCTGGGTCAGGTGCGTCTTGACCCCGAAATACAAAGCCGCATTCTTAGCCCTAAGCTTGCGGCCAAATTGTTTCTGGATCGGCTGGATGAAGAATTGATCTTAAAGTTGGAATTTCATTATGACGGAATCATCATTCTTCCATTGGAGGCACAAGAGCGGCAGCTGGAGAATCAAGATTCCTCAATCTTAATCCGCGAGATGGACAGAGAGAAGTACGTATTGAACGTCATTGAGGAGCTGAAGCTGCCGATTCGAGGGACAGCTTGGGTAACGGACCAGGAAGAGCAAATTTACAATGTGTTATTTCATCTTTTGCCACAGCTAGAGGGAAAGGCGGAGGTCTTTGCTACGACTGCGGTAAGGGATTGGGTATACCCGGATTCGGGGGGCTTCGAGACATTGGCCGATGCTGATGCTTCACTGAACTGGCTTGAGATCACCTTCTCTATGGATGGCATTGGAGAGGCCGAAATTCGGAAAATTCTGCTTTCAGTCTTGGAGCGTAGAAAATACTATCGCTTGAAGAGCGGGGCCTTCTATTCCCTGGAGGGGAAAGTATTTCAGACCTTTGCCGGGATGGCGGAGGATCTTGGAGTGAGCAAGAACGATATTGGCCATGGTCGCATTACGCTTCCGCTTGTACGCTCGTTGCTCCTGACCGAATCTGGTGATGGAGGTCCTCGGCTTGGCAGGTCGCTGCGCCGCTTCCTGGAGCAGGTTCGCGACCCCGATATGACCGAGGCAGAAGTGCCTGCGCGGCTAGCGTCTGTGCTTCGCGATTATCAGAAGCGGGGATTTCGCTGGCTTAAGACATTGGCCCGGTACAGGTTTGGCGGTATTCTGGCAGATGATATGGGACTTGGGAAGACCTTGCAAAGCATCGCTTATATCGTCTCTGAATGGGAGGAAACCGAGGAGATTTCAGGTGACGGGAGATTACCTGTGCTGATTGTGGCTCCGGCATCACTGGTTTATAACTGGGAGAACGAATTTAAGAAGTTTGCTCCCGAGCTGCAGGTCAGAGTTGCAGCAGGCAGTAAGCAGGAGCGTACCCATCAAGCGGCAGCCGAGGCGGATGTTATCATTACCTCATATCCTGCCTTGCGAAGAGACAGCGATATTTACGATAACATGAAATTTAGCACCATGATTCTTGATGAGGCTCAGGCTTTTAAAAATCATACAACACAGACGGCGATGTCGGTAAAGAGAATCCAAGCCGGCAGACGCTTTGCATTAACAGGTACGCCCATTGAGAACTCGCTTGATGAGCTGTGGTCTATTTTTGATGTGATTTTTCCAGGCTTGTTTACCGGCAGACAGGCGTTCAAGGATATGCCGAGAGATACACTTGCGAGACTCGTCCGCCCATTTATTTTGCGGCGGCTCAAATCCCAAGTACTCAGGGAACTTCCGGAGAAAATCGAGACGGTTTGTCAGTCCGAGCTGACTTCAGAGCAGAAGAAGCTGTATGCGGCTTATTTGAGCAGCTTCAAAAAGCAGACACTCAAGGATCTGGAAAGCGAGGGCTTCCAGAAGAGCCGAATGAAGATTTTAGCTGGCATTACGCGCCTGCGGCAAATTTGCTGTCACCCATCACTGTTCGAGGCCTCTTATCAAGGCAGCTCAGGCAAGCTGGAACAATTGAGCGAGATTGTAGAGGAGTGTCTGGCCAGCGGGAAAAGACTGCTGATTTTCTCTCAATTCACGGGAATGCTGCAAATGATCCGCGGAGAACTGACGCAAAGGAATATCCCGACCTTCTATCTTGATGGTCAGACACCCTCCCGGGAACGAGTAGAACTATGCAGCCGCTTTAACGATGGGGAGAACGATATCTTCCTCATTTCATTGAAAGCAGGAGGTACAGGACTTAACTTAACGGGAGCTGACACTGTGGTTCTGTATGATCTATGGTGGAATCCTGCGGTGGAAGAGCAGGCGGCCGGACGCGCGCACAGGCTTGGCCAGAAACGGACAGTTCAGATTATTCGGCTGATTGCCCAAGGAACGATTGAGGACAAGATGCTTGAGCTCCAGCAAAGGAAGAGAAATCTGATTCATGAAGTGATAGATGCGGAAGAATCAGAGCTTGCAGTATGGTCGGAGCAGGACATTCGTGATCTTTTAATGATCTCACCTGAAGGCTAG
- the murC gene encoding UDP-N-acetylmuramate--L-alanine ligase, with protein sequence MSAIARVMLEMGYTVTGSDVASQELTEKLAAKGAKIYIGHTAEQVHGADLVVYSTALPKDNVERVEAQAQGIPVLHRSQMLARLLNERSGVAVAGAHGKTTTSSMIALVMEETGTDPTYIIGGEIMNIGTNAKAGQGKYVVAEADESDGSFLQYHPALAVVTNIEADHLENYDGNFERLKEAYVQFLNQVKPDGKAVVCGDDAIVRELLPKVNRNVVTYGIEQACDYTASNIVLGDRRVSFTMNHAGKSLGTIELSVPGMHNVYNAMATVIVCLEAEIPFEQIAGAISQFHGAKRRFQVLGEARDILIIDDYAHHPTEIQATIVAAKATGKRIIAVFQPQRYTRTFFLLDAFSRAFGDADEVIITDIYSPAGEKQIEGIHSSKLVELIKENSNPAARYIPTKQEVIEDLENRLKPGDMVLTMGAGDIWKVGDTLAKRIR encoded by the coding sequence ATGAGCGCGATTGCCCGGGTGATGTTGGAGATGGGCTATACTGTAACGGGTTCGGATGTAGCCTCGCAGGAATTAACAGAGAAGCTGGCGGCCAAGGGCGCCAAGATATATATTGGACATACCGCAGAGCAAGTGCATGGAGCAGACCTGGTTGTCTACTCTACTGCACTGCCTAAAGATAATGTGGAGCGGGTTGAAGCGCAGGCGCAGGGCATTCCTGTGCTGCACCGCTCTCAAATGCTTGCAAGACTTCTGAACGAGCGAAGCGGCGTCGCTGTAGCAGGAGCACACGGTAAGACCACAACCTCCTCGATGATTGCTCTTGTTATGGAAGAGACCGGAACGGATCCGACCTATATCATTGGTGGCGAGATTATGAATATCGGAACCAATGCCAAAGCGGGACAAGGCAAGTATGTCGTTGCTGAGGCGGATGAGAGTGATGGCTCATTCTTGCAATATCATCCGGCCTTAGCGGTCGTGACGAACATTGAGGCTGACCATCTGGAGAATTACGACGGAAATTTCGAGCGTCTGAAGGAAGCTTATGTACAATTCCTGAATCAGGTAAAGCCAGATGGAAAGGCCGTGGTTTGCGGGGATGACGCTATAGTGCGTGAGCTGCTGCCTAAGGTGAACCGGAATGTGGTTACCTATGGAATCGAGCAAGCCTGTGATTATACCGCCAGCAATATTGTGCTTGGAGATCGTCGGGTCTCCTTTACCATGAATCATGCTGGAAAATCCCTTGGAACGATCGAGCTCTCCGTACCGGGAATGCACAATGTATATAATGCAATGGCGACTGTAATTGTGTGTTTGGAAGCTGAAATTCCATTTGAGCAAATTGCTGGGGCTATTTCTCAATTCCATGGTGCCAAGAGAAGATTCCAGGTGCTTGGAGAAGCACGGGACATCCTGATTATTGATGATTATGCACATCATCCTACTGAGATTCAGGCGACGATTGTAGCGGCTAAGGCAACAGGGAAAAGGATTATCGCTGTATTCCAGCCTCAGCGCTATACACGAACCTTTTTCTTGCTGGACGCGTTCAGCCGCGCCTTCGGGGATGCAGACGAAGTTATTATTACGGATATTTATTCTCCGGCAGGAGAGAAGCAAATTGAGGGAATTCATTCTTCCAAGCTGGTTGAGTTGATTAAAGAGAATAGCAATCCGGCTGCTAGGTATATTCCAACTAAGCAAGAAGTGATCGAAGATCTTGAGAATCGCCTGAAGCCAGGCGATATGGTTCTGACCATGGGGGCGGGAGATATTTGGAAGGTTGGCGATACGCTGGCCAAACGAATTCGTTAG